A stretch of DNA from Archaeoglobaceae archaeon:
GGACTAAATAAGTCAATAGAGCAAGTAAGTAGCCCACAAAAAGCTGGAATGCCATGGCAAAGGCGAGAAGTTTATAATTCCTGATTTCAGCATACATTGCAGATAACGTTGCGATGCAGGGTGTGTAGAACGCTACAAAGATTATGAGCGCAATTGATTGAGCATTCGTTAGCGACAATTCTGCTGATATCTGACTCAGATCCGCAGTTCCAAATGAGACTGCGAGAGAAGAAATTATGAGCTCTTTTGCGAAGAGCCCCATTAGTAATGCAAAACCCAGACCGGGATCATTCAGACCAATAGGAAGGAGTAAACTTGCTATTAATTCTCCAATCAAATTAGAAATACCGGAATAGTTCAAAAACCATGCAATTATAGAGAATAGAAGAATTAACTTGGCTATTTTGAAAATGAAGGCCTTACTTCTCTCCCATGTAATCCACCAAGTTACCTTCAGGCTGGGCATGTGGTAGGGTGGCAACTCGAGAAGGAGTTCAGAGCTCCGCTCTTTGACTGCTTTTCCGTAAAGCTTAGCGGATACCAAGAAAAGAAGAACGGAAATAAGATATACGAAAATAACCACGGCGCTCTGGATAAGCGGGGAAGTGAGGAGGAATGATGCAAAGAGAACTATCACAAGTAGTCTTGCTTGGCAGATGACAAATGGGGACGCCATTGCAACTCTAATCCTTTCACTATCTGTTTCGAGGATTCTCGAGCACATCACTCCAGGAACATTACATGCCATGTTAACTCCGAAGGGGAAAACAGATTTTCCCGTCAATCCAAATAAATATAGAAATCTGTCCATTGAGATTGCAATTCTTGCCATTAAACCGCTGTCTTCGATCAGAGAGATAAAGAAGTTCAAAACCAATATCAGTGGAAAAAAGGCTATCACAGCCCCAATTCCAGCTAAAACACCGTTAACTAAAAGATTCTTTAGAAAAGAGTCGGGCATTAATATTTGTAATTGTTCAGACAAAAAATCGAAGAGAGACGACACAATACCAACAAAGCTGTAATTTTCCAGATAATCTGCAAGAGATACATGCCCAAGGAGTCTGAGGACAATATTTAGTGGAAATCCAAAATTTACGGTAAATGCAACCAAAAGTGAGCTAAATAGGATAAAAATTGAAAAAACTGGCCCTAATTTACTAAAAAAGATTTTATCCAATTTTTCCTCGAACGAAACTGATGCTAACTTTACTTCCTTAAATGCAGAGCTTAGTAGCTCTTCCACAAACCTGTATCGGTGCATTGCCATTATCTCTTCCGGGTTTGCAAATTTTTCGTTAATTTCTCTCTTAATCTCCTCGATCTGCTTCTTCTTATCTTCGGAGAGTGTTGCAATAAATTCTTCCTCTCCCTCTATCGCCTTTATTGCCAGACTTCTTTCGCCTATAACTTGTTCAGCCTTCGCCAGATACGCCTCAAGAGCACCATAATTTATTCTGAGCTTTTTGCTCTTTATCCTACCTTCAAGAACGTCCATAATCCGATCCATGAGTTGATTTATTCCAGTTCCGTGGAGAGCGCTGATTTTCACAATTTCCACGCCGAGCTTTTCTTTGAGAATTTCAAGATTTAGGTGAATTCCCTTTTTCTCAAGATAGTCTGACTTATTTATCGCCAAAATCACCTTGTCTCTTATTTCAAGAATCTGAATTGCAAAGTATAGTGATCGATATAATGATTCCCCATTTAAAAGGACTACCACAACACCTTCTTCTCTTAGCAAAACGTCCTTTGTCAATTTTTCTTCTTTGCTAAGAGTTTTAAAGCTATTTATTCCTGGAAGGTCTACAAGAACTATCTCTTTCCCATGGTGTATGATTTTTGCTTGAAAGACGTCCACCGTTTTTCCAGGCCAGTTTGCAACGTAACAATTCTCTCCAGCAAGAAGATTGAAAAGAGTTGTTTTTCCTGAATTGGGTTGGGCAACCAAGTAAATTCTATTCAACATATTCCACAATCACCTTTCTTGCAATCCCCCTACCAAGCGCTATTTTGGTATCTCTTACTTTCACTATAACAGGAGGACCATTGGTTAGAACTTCAACTATCTGTCCAGGAGTTAAACCCATGTCAGCAAGTCTACGCGTGAATCCCTTTCCGCCTGTAATCTCAACCACTCTAACCTTTCCGACTGCGTTTTCTAAGGTTCTCATTCTCTTTTTTCACTATAAAGTCCTTGTTTATAAATTTTTAGGTATGCCTAAATCTTTGAAATAAATAAAACTCAAAGCTTTACCACCATGATAATCTGAAGAAACACGAGGGAAACAATTAGAAGCAATACCAAAAACTCTAAAGTTGTCGCCCTGTAAACATCAACTCTCTCCATTGCCATAGAATAAAGTTCTTGCAGCTGATCTAGTTTCTTGTCTACAAGACTTAGCCACTCAACAATCCTGAATCTTTCGCTAAGAGCGCTGTAGAGTTTGCCAAGATACCAGTCTCCAGTAAATTTTAGAATGTTTCTGAGATCGTTAACGTAGTCGACTACTTCAATTCTCAGTTCTGCCAGTTCGCTCGCTGTTCTCGAAAGTTCGGTATAGGTTCTGCTCAGCCAGGCAATACCAGTAGATGAATGAACAAATACTGTGCGTAAGGAGCTGTAAGCTTTCTCAATTCTCTTATCAAGAAGGTTATCATAAGTCTTCAACTCTAAAAGTTGGATTTTTGCTATTTCCACGGTTTGAATGAGTCCATCAAGATATTCCTCACCACCGATAAAAAGCGTTGAATACCAGTCCACGAAAATTGCCTCATCTTCAGAGTAAGAAAGGTAGAATCTCATGATATCCTCAACTTCTTTCTCATTGAGTTTCTCCCAGTTTTCCTCTCCTCCTAAAATTCCTGCAATTTGCTTTCTAAATTTACTCAAAATTTCGCTTAATTTTAGTTTTAACTCGAATTCCGTGATGACCACAACTCGGTAAACTTCCGGCTGTTCAAATGGCTGATACGGATTGATTATTGATTTTCTGATCTTATTTTTCAACTTTTGAAATATCTCAGCGGGCAGCTTTTCAAATTCCACTTCTTTATCCTCAAACCTTACAAAGCTTTCTGGCATTTTAACGAGGCGTATGATGTCTTCATAACTTGCTTTTTTGAATTCAGCAGTAAATACGACTTCAATAACCCCAAGCGGGTAAATTTTTGCATTAACTGCAAGCTCAATGTTTTCAACTTCTCTGATACCAAGGTTTAGTTCCACTGGTCTTAGCCCAACTTCTTCAAATCTCGGAGCTAATATTCCAGTTCTTTTAGGTTGGGCTCTCTTAACAGGGTTAAGGTCGTCTAAGTTCAGGTTTTCTATTGATATCTCTCCTCCTACATCGTATTAAAACTGAAAAAGCACCCCGTTAGAGTTTGCGTTTTTTCACCGACATATAAGTGGGTTGTTCAGCTTATGACTTTTTGCTATTTAAAAATTAAATTTAAATTTTAAAATCAGGGTTGCTTTACTTCTCTAAACTTCTCACTCGCCAATTCACCGCCGATTCCCCAATCTTCCTTTGGGATTTCCAGAATTAAAACCTCTACCGCATGCGATGGAATGCCTAATTCCGTAAATGTTTTTGTAATACCTGAGATCAGTTTTCTTTTAGCTTCCAATGACATCCCCTTCCAGACATAAACTTGGACAATTGGCATACTTAAATTTTGAAAAAAGAGATTTAAATTTATTCACACTCAAGTTTTGTTCTGCTACACGAAATGTGCTTTCAATATGCATTTATGGATTTTATGAAGTTATTCCCATTTTGGTCTGATTTCAACTTGCGATTGGTGCGAGTATAACGACATTTGTGATAACGACGCAGCTTTCAATCCCATTTTGGTCTGATTTCAACATGACAAATTATCAATCATGACAGACACAGCGTAGCATCTTTCAATCCCATTTTGGTCTGATTTCAACTCTATGCCAACGATATAGATAAGTCTCGTAGAATCTGACTTTCAATCCCATTTTGGTCTGATTTCAACTTTGATCTATATTCTCGTAATGCCACTTATACTCGTCTTTCAATCCCATTTTGGTCTGATTTCAACAGGTAAATTTACGAACTCGTGGGGACACTGTTTTAATCTTTCAATCCCATTTTGGTCTGATTTCAACATGAAATGTTAGTAAAGGTATCAAACGTAAAGAAAAACTTTCAATCCCATTTTGGTCTGATTTCAACCCATTTCCCCCGACATTCCTGCGATACAGGATCCAACTTTCAATCCCATTTTGGTCTGATTTCAACCATTTGACGCAGATAGTATAACACATCTGCAATTACTCTTTCAATCCCATTTTGGTCTGATTTCAACATTTTGGGCAATGTAAGTTTTCCAGCTCTGCTTATAGACTACTTTCAATCCCATTTTGGTCTGATTTCAACGCGAGCAAGCGAGGAAACAATTCAGCAATTAAACAAGCTCTTTCAATCCCATTTTGGTCTGATTTCAACAAAACAGATAAAAACACTTTTTATTAGTCCAGAAGCCAACTTTCAATCCCATTTTGGTCTGATTTCAACCGAGCAAGATAATTTAATGCTTTATAAGGTGTCGATACTTTCAATCCCATTTTGGTCTGATTTCAACGGACTCGCTTGACTATTTCGCATGGAATGTGTATGACTTTCAATCCCATTTTGGTCTGATTTCAACTAATTTTTCGAAATCAGAGCTCCAATCCCGTGGTGTTCTTTCAATCCCATTTTGGTCTGATTTCAACAATAGTGTTTGGTTGTAATGGTGGTTTGATATATGACTTCTTTCAATCCCATTTTGGTCTGATTTCAACTTTAGAGGGAGATTGAAGGCCCTTACACCAGTATTTCACTTTCAATCCCATTTTGGTCTGATTTCAACTTTCATTTGAAACTAAAACATCTTTATAGTTAACGCCACTTTCAATCCCATTTTGGTCTGATTTCAACCTTACCTATGCTTCTAACATAGACCAGCGAGCCTGCCTTTCAATCCCATTTTGGTCTGATTTCAACCTTATGAATTTTTACTCCTTTCTCAATTTAAAGCTTTCTAATGCCTTCTTTTATTTATATATTCTCGCAAACCTCCAAAGTTGCATGTCATTTATAAAGGTGTGCGACTTTTTTCTTCGCATTCTTTTTGAATTTAATCACTTTTAAAAAGCTTTTTTAAAAATTGAGGTAATTTCAGCAGGGTAGAGCTTAAGAATAAAAATAGTAGAGCTCAGATTGGCAAAAGGAGGAAGTATAAAAAATAAGTCTTTGCAATAATAAAGGAAAATTTTATCGCATGCGACTTGCTATTTGGGCTTTGATTTTGATTTAAGGCTTTTAAAAGTTTTTTGTTGAGTTTTGGGCGATTTGCTCAGGGATACGGTTGAGCTTGTGACTCTCTTCTGCATTTCACCTTAAAATCAAGGAAGGTATAAAGGTCAAAACAACGAGAACTAATAGGGAATTGAAGCCTTAGAGTTAAAGCATGTAATCAAAGAAAGTCTTTTATCTTAATAAAACAATTTAATTTATGCTCGACGAAATGTATGTTCGTGGCACGCAGGTTAACTACTACTTTGTTTGCAAAACAAAACTATGGCTTTTCAGCAAGAACGTTTCGATGGAACAGGAAAGCGACCTCGTGAAGCTTGGTTCGCTTTTGCAGAGGCAATTTTTCGGCAGAGAAGAGAAAGATGTTAGCATTGGACCAATTTCTATCGATGTTTTAAGGCGAGGCGATGAGATTGAAATTGTTGAAGTCAAAAAATCAGATTCTATCGAGAAGGCGGACTATTATCAGGTTCTCTATTACCTTTACTACCTCTCAAAGTTTGGAATCAAAGCTAAGGGGAGAATAAGTTATCCGAAAAAGAAAAAGGTTGTCGAAGTAAGACTTGAAGAAGAAGGAGAAATCGAAGAAGTTCTGGAAAGAATAGCTGAGATACTTGCTGGAGAGATGCCAAAGCCAGAATACAAGTCTTATTGCAGAAAATGTGCTTACTTCGAATTCTGTTTCTGCGGGTGAACTTATGAGGAAGAACTACTACATAATCTCCGACGGAAAGCTGATGAGGGATGAGAACACGATCTACTTTGAAAATGAAGAAGGAAAGAAGCCAATCCCGATAAACACGATCTATGCAATCTACGCCTTAGGCTCTCTCAGCATAACTTCCAAAGCGATATCGTATTTAGCAAAAGAAGGCGTTTGCATTCACTTCTTCAACCGCTACGGCTTCTATGAAGGTAGCTTTTATCCCCGCGAGTCTCTGATCTCAGGCGAAGTTGTTTTAAGGCAAGCTGAGCACCATCTTGAAAAAGAAAAAAGACTATACTTGGCAAAGGCTTTTGTTGAGGGAAGCATTTTAAACATGGCAAAGGTAGCGAAGAAGAGCGGAGAAGACGATACCGACATAATTTCAACCCTACAAAGCCTTTACGATGCAAAAAGCATTGCGGAGATAATGGGAATTGAAGCAACCGCGAGGAACGCTTACTACGAAAAATTCGATAGCATTCTCAAGGAGCTAAAGTTTGAAAAGCGGAGCAGACAACCGCCAGAGAATGAGGTAAATGCGATGATCAGCTTTGGAAATTCTTTGCTTTACTCAGCGGTGCTCTCAGAGCTCTATCATACACAGCTGAATCCAGCGATAAGCTACCTGCATGAGCCGTCAGAGAGGCGCTTCAGCTTGGCTTTGGATCTTGCTGAGATCTTCAAGCCCTTAATCGTTGATCGTCTGATATTTAACCTTGTGAACAACAGAATAATCCAGAAAGATGATTTTGATCGAGAAATGAATGGAATTCTACTGAACGAAAACGGAAAGAGAAAGTTTGTCAAGGCTTTCAACGAAAGGCTTGAAAAGACAATAAAGCATAAGGATCTTAACAGAAACGTTTCATACCAGCGTTTGATCAGGCTCGAATGCTATAAGCTGATTAAGCATTTCTTTGGCGTTGAAAAATACAAGCCCTTTGTGATCTGGTGGTAGTATGTATTTGATCATCGCCTACGATGTTAACGTTGAAAGAGTCAATAGAGTTAAGAAATTCCTGCGAAAGTATCTACACTGGGTTCAGAATTCTGTTTTCGAGGGTGAAGCGACGCAAGCGACGCTTGAAGAGATAAAAATGGGGCTAAAGGATATAATAGATGAAAATGAAGACATGGTTGTGATCTATAGGTTCAGAAGTGCGGAAGTCTTCAAAAAGGAAGTTTTGGGGATTCAAAAGGGTTACTGCGAGGAAGTTATCTAATTTTTAGCCAATTTGTTAATTCTGCACATTCATAAGTCATTTTCGCTGGATATTATTTTTAATATAAGCTTTACGTTAGCTTTGCTCACTATTACTGTTTTAATTAGAGAATTTTATGACTGCAAAGCTTTTATTTTGCCTTGCCTGTCTATTAAAAGAATTTATCCGCTGGAATCTCGCTAAAATGGTGATTTTGCTCATATCTCTGGAGCATTTTTAAGAGCAAAAAATCGCAGAAATTCTATTGAATTTTAAATTTTTCAGAATTTTCTTATGCGAGAGAAAAATATAAAACCAAGTAGAACAAAATTGATCCAATGAGAAAGGAGAGATACAGAGAGAAAATCGAATATATACTCGAAGCTCTTGACGAGATTCCAGAAGAACCCAAAAGGCCAATTGAGGTTAGCGGAACCTTTTACAACCTTCTAACATCAATCGAATCCGCTATGGACGTCTGTGCCATGCTTGTGAAAGATCTTGGAAAACGTGTTGAAGACGATTATTCGAATATCGAAATTCTTCATGAGCTGGGTATACTTGACAAAGAGCTGGCTGAAAAGCTAAAAACTTGCAATGGGCTTAGAAACTGGTTGGTTCATAGATATAACAAATTGGATAAAAAAATTGTGCTTGAATCGGTTGATAAAGTCAGGGAAACCCTTATTGGGTTTATAAGAAGGGTTGAACATGTTCTCGAAACCGAGCATCGAGGAGATTAGAAAAGAGCTTAATGCTCTATCGAATTACGAAGCTGTGCTCTTTGGTTCTTACGTAACTGGAGAGTTCAGAATTGGCTCTGACATCGATGTTGCGGTAATCACAAGGCTGAGAGATCTACATAAGAATCTTGAGATCCAGAAGAGTCTAATAGGAAAATTCAGGCAGGTTTACGATGTAAGAGTTTTCGAGTTGTTACCAATAAAGATCAAAGCTTCAATTTTTAGCAATTATCTCGTTCTTTTTGGCGACGAGCTTGAGATCTCTGAATACTTTTACTGGTGGAGAAAAATCTGGGAAGACGTGAAGCATAGGATAAGCTATCATAGTAGCTATGAAGAGAAGCTAAAAGCGATCGAAAGGGGAAAAAGGTTGGAAGAGATTTTGAGGAAGTTTTGATCACTTTGGTTTCGAGATTTTTTGTGAAGCGAAGATCTGCTATTTGCGTTTTGCACGGCGATTAAAAATGGTTTATGAGCCATATTCGATGATTGGAATCTCAAGAAGGTCTTTTCGCTACTTTGGAGTTTTAAATGAGAAGAAAAGGCTTATTCTTTATCTATTCAGAGGAGTTCGCTCAGTATTCCTCGATCCTAAGCTCTTTAACTCTCTTAAAATGCTCATCCCTTGTCACCAATGTTAGGTCGAAGAGAATCGCTGTTGCAGCTATCACAGTGTCGCTGAAGGGAAGAACTTCTCCCATTTTCATGAGCTCCGCATCGATTTCTGCGGACTTTCGCGCAATTTCCAGTGTGTAGGGAATTATTTCAAATCTTGATAACATGGATTCGCCAAGTCTTATCTTTTCATGGTTTCCAAGATAAAAGAGACCTCTGAGAACTTCGTGGACTGTAACTGCGGATATTGCTTTAATGTATGGCTTTTCATCAATTTCTCGTGCTTTTTTGATCGCACTTGGGTCGTGCTTCATTAGATCTATTAAAAAGGAGGAGTCAAAGAGCCACATTTTTTCATCTCAGCCTCTTTTTGCCTTTTTATAAGCTCCTTTATCATTTTTGCCTCATCTTCTTCAAGAATTTTCGGAATTTCGCCTATCTTTTGCCTCTCCAGAAGTCTTCTAATCGCATCGCTGAAAGATTCTCCCTTCATTTTCGCCTTCGAAAGCATCTCGTAAACTTCGTCTGAGAGGGCAATCGTTTTCGCCATGATGCATATTTGTATATATATGCATATAAACTTTTCCATCATTTAAATAGAGGAGACCAAAGGACTTACTCAAAGATGCTAAGCGGCAGAATGGAAAAGAAAATTTTAAAGGACTAATCTCTTTCAACGATTGCCTCTCTAATTCTGACACTGATTTTTGGAAAATTTACTATTTGCAGTCTTTCAAAAAACAATCTCCGAATCTCCCAATTCTTCGAGTAGTCCAAGCTCTGGGCTGTATTTGAGGTTGGTAAACAAGAGTTTGTTATCTGAGTCGTAGCTAAAAACTTCGCCGAGCTTGCTTTTTAAACCGAAGAATTTGCTTCTTTGGATTGGAACAAGATAATCGTAGATTTCGATCGCTTTTCCAAATTTAATTAATTTTAGCACTTCATCAACAAAAGTCATCGGAATCACTTCAAGAGAGTCGAACATCTCGTAGAACCTCTCTTCAGTTTCACCTCTTTCTAAGGGTTTGAGTTCTTCGAATAAACTTTTGGCAATGTTCTTATATTCCCTAACTTTGCTC
This window harbors:
- the feoB gene encoding ferrous iron transport protein B, yielding MLNRIYLVAQPNSGKTTLFNLLAGENCYVANWPGKTVDVFQAKIIHHGKEIVLVDLPGINSFKTLSKEEKLTKDVLLREEGVVVVLLNGESLYRSLYFAIQILEIRDKVILAINKSDYLEKKGIHLNLEILKEKLGVEIVKISALHGTGINQLMDRIMDVLEGRIKSKKLRINYGALEAYLAKAEQVIGERSLAIKAIEGEEEFIATLSEDKKKQIEEIKREINEKFANPEEIMAMHRYRFVEELLSSAFKEVKLASVSFEEKLDKIFFSKLGPVFSIFILFSSLLVAFTVNFGFPLNIVLRLLGHVSLADYLENYSFVGIVSSLFDFLSEQLQILMPDSFLKNLLVNGVLAGIGAVIAFFPLILVLNFFISLIEDSGLMARIAISMDRFLYLFGLTGKSVFPFGVNMACNVPGVMCSRILETDSERIRVAMASPFVICQARLLVIVLFASFLLTSPLIQSAVVIFVYLISVLLFLVSAKLYGKAVKERSSELLLELPPYHMPSLKVTWWITWERSKAFIFKIAKLILLFSIIAWFLNYSGISNLIGELIASLLLPIGLNDPGLGFALLMGLFAKELIISSLAVSFGTADLSQISAELSLTNAQSIALIIFVAFYTPCIATLSAMYAEIRNYKLLAFAMAFQLFVGYLLALLTYLVLS
- a CDS encoding FeoA family protein, which translates into the protein MRTLENAVGKVRVVEITGGKGFTRRLADMGLTPGQIVEVLTNGPPVIVKVRDTKIALGRGIARKVIVEYVE
- a CDS encoding tautomerase family protein, giving the protein MPIVQVYVWKGMSLEAKRKLISGITKTFTELGIPSHAVEVLILEIPKEDWGIGGELASEKFREVKQP
- the cas4 gene encoding CRISPR-associated protein Cas4 — translated: MLDEMYVRGTQVNYYFVCKTKLWLFSKNVSMEQESDLVKLGSLLQRQFFGREEKDVSIGPISIDVLRRGDEIEIVEVKKSDSIEKADYYQVLYYLYYLSKFGIKAKGRISYPKKKKVVEVRLEEEGEIEEVLERIAEILAGEMPKPEYKSYCRKCAYFEFCFCG
- the cas1b gene encoding type I-B CRISPR-associated endonuclease Cas1b, with the translated sequence MRKNYYIISDGKLMRDENTIYFENEEGKKPIPINTIYAIYALGSLSITSKAISYLAKEGVCIHFFNRYGFYEGSFYPRESLISGEVVLRQAEHHLEKEKRLYLAKAFVEGSILNMAKVAKKSGEDDTDIISTLQSLYDAKSIAEIMGIEATARNAYYEKFDSILKELKFEKRSRQPPENEVNAMISFGNSLLYSAVLSELYHTQLNPAISYLHEPSERRFSLALDLAEIFKPLIVDRLIFNLVNNRIIQKDDFDREMNGILLNENGKRKFVKAFNERLEKTIKHKDLNRNVSYQRLIRLECYKLIKHFFGVEKYKPFVIWW
- the cas2 gene encoding CRISPR-associated endonuclease Cas2; translation: MYLIIAYDVNVERVNRVKKFLRKYLHWVQNSVFEGEATQATLEEIKMGLKDIIDENEDMVVIYRFRSAEVFKKEVLGIQKGYCEEVI
- a CDS encoding DUF86 domain-containing protein, yielding MRKERYREKIEYILEALDEIPEEPKRPIEVSGTFYNLLTSIESAMDVCAMLVKDLGKRVEDDYSNIEILHELGILDKELAEKLKTCNGLRNWLVHRYNKLDKKIVLESVDKVRETLIGFIRRVEHVLETEHRGD
- a CDS encoding nucleotidyltransferase domain-containing protein, which translates into the protein MFSKPSIEEIRKELNALSNYEAVLFGSYVTGEFRIGSDIDVAVITRLRDLHKNLEIQKSLIGKFRQVYDVRVFELLPIKIKASIFSNYLVLFGDELEISEYFYWWRKIWEDVKHRISYHSSYEEKLKAIERGKRLEEILRKF
- a CDS encoding PIN domain-containing protein, with translation MWLFDSSFLIDLMKHDPSAIKKAREIDEKPYIKAISAVTVHEVLRGLFYLGNHEKIRLGESMLSRFEIIPYTLEIARKSAEIDAELMKMGEVLPFSDTVIAATAILFDLTLVTRDEHFKRVKELRIEEY
- a CDS encoding antitoxin VapB family protein — translated: MAKTIALSDEVYEMLSKAKMKGESFSDAIRRLLERQKIGEIPKILEEDEAKMIKELIKRQKEAEMKKCGSLTPPF